TCTGGATGCGTTCAATACTCCGATCAAAGTTTTTGTACAAGTTTCCGGTTTAAGTTCAGGAACACTTACCGTTTCCAATCATATGGGAGAGACATTGTCGTTCCCTTCAAATGGGACACAACAATTCCCTACTCTGGTCAAAATGAGCGACCAATATTCAGTTTCTATAATAGGCATTTCAGGAGCCTCTTCCCAGCAAGAATGTAAGATCAGCAACCCGGATGGACCGATTATATATCCAAGAACCGTGATCTATATCAGCTGTGGGAAAATATTCTACGATCTATCCGTCAAAGTAATCGGTTTGGATCCATCTATTTCAGGCACCAGTCCTTTAGTTTTGCAAAATATGTCGGACAAGATTACCTTTACTGCGGACGGAGCAAAAACATTTGCTCATAAGGTTGGAGATTCTGCGAATTATTCCGTTAGTTTTATATCTATTCCGACAGGCCATACTTGTCATTTTATTCCGAACGGTTCCGGAACCGGGACCATGTCCGGAGCTCCGCTCACATTACTCTTGGATTGTATTTCCGTTTTGGAAATTTTTCCTAAGTCCAAGATACTTACTCCGAATGGAAAGGTTTCTATCAGACTTTCCTTTCATGGAGTGGACCCGGGAAGTTGCAGTCTCGATCCGATTATTATCGCGGGAAAAAACAATGTGGCTTCTCTAACAAATCCGCCAAGCATCACTTATCCTTCCGCACCGGACGATCATACGATCGTGATCACTCCTAATTCCCCCGACAAATGGGGGCCTCCCGGAAATTCATTCTTTGAATTAATCGGTTGTACTGCCAAAAGTTTGCCCATCCAAAATGGAAATCCGATCCATTACGATTTTATAACATCTTCCAATATTCGTTTGGTGGATGAAGGTAATGGAATAGACGATCCAGGATGTGGAACAGGTTTCGGGCCTAGTGCTTTCTGCAAAAGTATAGAAAAAGGAGTCCAAGAATGCGATTTAAGCGGATCCGTTTGTTCCGTATTCGTATCGGAAGGAAGTTATACTCCGGCCTCTCAGATTTTTTTAGGAGGGACCACTTCCCTAATCGGAGGTTTCGCTTCCGGTTTTCCAGATCTGGATTCAGATCCAAGTATTCATCCTACAAGAATTGTAGACGATACACTCTCCAGTTGTGGGACTTCCTTCGCAAATTTCTGCAATGCTATTTTGATCTCTACTACTTCTTTAAACTTACCTAGTACAAATCTTTCCGTAATCGGATTTCAAATACAAATGAACCTAATAGGAGATTATTCTACCGGGATCCAAGTTTTAAATTCCAGGACAAATCTAGGACAGATCATCATCTCTAAAAATATGATTTTCGGAAGCGAAACAAATTCCAACGGTTTCGGGATCCGCACAGGATTACTCCTCAATCAATCGGACAATGTAATAATAACTGAAAATTGGTTGAGAGGCGGTTCCGGAAGATCTCATTCCATTGGAGCAATGTTAGAAGGATCCGGCGCATTTGACCAACCTATCATACTTTCCAGAAATATCTTAGATGGACTGGTGAGTATAGAACCGGCAGGATTCAGCGCAGGTCTTTGGATAGAAACGGGGAATTTTGAAGGAGTGATCGTATCAGAAAATAAAATCAATGCGTACCAATATCTAAATCCGGGATTGGTTTCAGAAACTTCTTACGGGATAATTTTCACTGACGCGGCGGACTCCAGCAATATTATAAATAACGATATTTATATCGGAAACTCTCAAAATACCTCCTTAGGAAAATCGACAGGGATATTTGTTCAGGCAGGATTCGGAATTCATAGAATCCTAAATAACCAGATTTTCTCCAGAGATCAATTCTCCAATAGCGCAGGTATCAATTTTGCAACTCCTCCGGATACAAATTCCGTTATAAGAGGAAATAATTATTTCGTAAGTGTGCCGGTAGTCACGGGATTAGACCAATATATTTTCTGCGGAACCGAACTAAACCAAGAAGATTGTGCTCATCCGATCTCAGGACAATTCATCGGAAATTATTCCAATAGTTACGGTGCAGATCCTAAGTTTGCGAACACGATTGACATCGAAAAGATCTGGAATTTCAATCTTCCCGTTGGAATTCCTACATCAACAAACTCACCTTGTTCCTCTTTATATGGTGGAGTAGACCTAAGTACGATCACACTTCCGATCACTGCGATCCCTTTTATACAAACGGATTTTTATGGAAGTCCAAGAACAAATTCTGCCAGCCCATTCACTCCTTTCGGAGCCGGTTCCATTTCGATCGGTGCAATAGAATCGGATACAAATTGTTTCTGAAAACTTATACCGAAGACCAATAAATACGAGATAACCTGACCGGATTTAAGACTTGATAGATCCTAATTGACTCTTTCCATGGAAGTATGTCAGACATTTCGATTTACGAGATCACAGTAACACAAGTAATCAAAAACTTAGAGCACTTAAAACGATTTATCGATAAAGGCAAAAGTTTTGCCGAATCCAAAAAGATCGATATGGATATTTTATTGAATTCGAGACTCGCACCTGACCAATACAATTTTATCCGCCAAATCCAGTTAGCTTGTGATACGGCAAAATTAGGAGCGGCACGTTTAACTGGAAAACAATTCCAAACACATGAAGATACGGAAAAGACACTGGCAGAAGTGATCGAAAGGATCGATTCAGTCATCGGTATATTGAAAGGCCTGAAACCGGAAGATTATAAAGATGCTTCCGAGAATAAAATTTCTTTGCCTCGTTGGGAAGGTAAATCGTTAACCGGAAAAGAATACGCTCTGCATCATATGATCCCGAACTTCTTCTTTCATATAGTAACAGCCTACGATATTCTCAGACATAACGGAGTCGAACTGGGAAAGAAGGACTATCTGGGAGACTTCCCTTTTAAATCTTAAGATTCTGGGCGCCTGCCGTTTCACGGCACCGGACTCTCCGCTCCAATCAGCGGTCCACCGTAAACGGTGCACCGCCGGATTTCCGCTTCGATTCCTGGCGCGGGCTGCAAAATCACACAGGAACCCTGCCGAGACGTAAAATAATTTGAAATGTAGTCACTTCGACAACCCCGAACTTTTTTCCCAAAATCCTCACTTTTTTAAAACTTAGGTATTTACCTAAGTTTCTTTCTATGCTATAGTTAGGTAAGTGCCTAAGTATAGTAACAGTCTGGATAACCTGTTTCATGCTCTTGGGGACCCCACAAGAAGGTCCATCTTAGAGCGTTTGAGTATGGGCCCGGCGACAGTGGGAGAATTGGCGGAGCCGTTCAAAATGGCCCTTCCTTCCTTGATGCAACATCTAAGCGTGTTGGAAGATTCTTCTCTGGTTCGTTCCGAAAAAGTGGGTAGAGTAAGGACTTATAAACTTACCCAAGACACCATGCAAGCGGGAGAAGACTGGTTCGTTAGACAACGCACCCTCTGGGACAGAAGGC
This genomic stretch from Leptospira licerasiae serovar Varillal str. VAR 010 harbors:
- a CDS encoding DUF1993 domain-containing protein; its protein translation is MSDISIYEITVTQVIKNLEHLKRFIDKGKSFAESKKIDMDILLNSRLAPDQYNFIRQIQLACDTAKLGAARLTGKQFQTHEDTEKTLAEVIERIDSVIGILKGLKPEDYKDASENKISLPRWEGKSLTGKEYALHHMIPNFFFHIVTAYDILRHNGVELGKKDYLGDFPFKS
- a CDS encoding ArsR/SmtB family transcription factor encodes the protein MPKYSNSLDNLFHALGDPTRRSILERLSMGPATVGELAEPFKMALPSLMQHLSVLEDSSLVRSEKVGRVRTYKLTQDTMQAGEDWFVRQRTLWDRRLDQLDSYLLEMKEKENGKN